The Bombus fervidus isolate BK054 chromosome 3, iyBomFerv1, whole genome shotgun sequence genome includes a window with the following:
- the LOC139985564 gene encoding clavesin-2 produces MSEYCEYMWDTTRGHMSPSLARSIYEEEARFDKCDKKLAIKTVRAILREMPDVDLKHCTDEYITRFLLARKYRTEQAAALIAAYQAQVAHRQDIFGNLTARDPALQRALRAGIPGVLPARDRKGRCVLVILASQWDPIAVPALSVQRALFLVLEILIQDPRNQQSGFVAVVDWSGFSLRQGGALGAAALRNLIAALRGRFPARFKAIHFLSAPLYVQATLALVKPFLDEKTRNKIYLHGNNLSTLHEHLPTDILPAELGGTGPAFNPGLWAEPVIHSAMKEAELAAIKKEKEQAENVDQSRDKKFESRDMENHKRNEADSIKSNNGVNKENGRRFFNPFGNSTKNQSPKKPGGTNVELNLINRTNGYAERKEGRRDSRTIKEDEDSCSRSRDRMLSNGSTDYFDDKREQYKDVQDNLLGSRSERRSNEYEISNRPDSDDSKDNSLDNRSENALIDTSKIETASEETNLIT; encoded by the exons ATGTCTGAGTATTGCGAGTACATGTGGGACACCACAAGAGGTCACATGAGCCCCTCACTGGCACGGAGTATTTATGAGGAGGAGGCCAGATTCGACAAATGCGACAAGAAACTGGCCATTAAGACCGTCCGAGCAATATTGCGTGAAATGCCGGATGTAG ACTTGAAGCACTGCACGGATGAATATATTACACGTTTCCTGTTAGCCCGGAAATATCGCACGGAACAAGCTGCTGCCCTGATAGCCGCTTATCAGGCGCAAGTAGCGCATCGACAGGATATCTTCGGCAATCTAACCGCGAGAGATCCAGCCTTGCAGCGGGCGCTGCGCGCTGGAATACCGGGTGTACTTCCTGCACGTGATAG AAAAGGGAGATGCGTACTCGTTATTTTAGCCTCGCAATGGGATCCTATTGCAGTACCAGCATTATCAGTTCAACGCGCACTCTTTTTGGTTTTAGAAATTCTCATACAAGACCCAAGGAATCAG CAATCCGGTTTCGTGGCGGTGGTAGATTGGAGCGGATTCTCTTTACGACAGGGCGGTGCCTTGGGCGCAGCGGCTCTGCGAAACCTAATAGCTGCTCTTCGAGGACGATTTCCGGCTAGATTCAAAGCTATACACTTCCTGTCGGCGCCGCTTTACGTTCAGGCCACATTGGCTCTTGTGAAACCTTTTTTGGACGAGAAAACTCGGAACAAG ATCTACTTACATGGAAATAATTTGAGCACCCTGCATGAACACCTGCCCACTGACATTTTGCCAGCGGAATTAGGTGGCACAGGACCAGCATTTAACCCAGGACTATGGGCCGAGCCAGTTATTCATTCAGCGATGAAAGAAGCTGAACTGGCTgcgataaaaaaagagaaggagcAAGCTGAGAACGTAGATCAGTCTCGCGATAAGAAATTCGAGTCCAGAGACATGGAGAAtcataaaagaaacgaagcgGACTCTATAAAATCGAACAATGGTGTGAATAAAGAGAACGGAAGGCGATTCTTCAATCCTTTCGGTAATTCTACGAAGAATCAGTCGCCGAAAAAACCTGGAGGAACAAATGTAGAACTGAATCTAATTAATCGTACTAATGGATAtgcagaaagaaaagaaggtaggAGAGATAGTAGAACGATAAAGGAAGACGAGGATTCTTGCAGTAGAAgtagagatagaatgttaagCAATGGTAGCACTGATTACTTTGACGACAAAAGAGAACAATACAAGGATGTGCAGGATAACTTGTTAGGATCTCGATCTGAAAGACGCTCGAATGAATATGAGATCTCAAATAGACCAGACAGCGACGACAGTAAGGATAATTCGTTAGATAACAGATCAGAGAATGCACTAATTGACACAAGTAAAATTGAAACTGCCTCCGAAGAAACGaatctcataacgtaa
- the LOC139985559 gene encoding fatty-acid amide hydrolase 2-B isoform X1: MSKWRRLFVCFNNTQMSIKHKDQGKMQPKGQILKAIHRLIEFIGKWIYTFIAFLKGPAESQPPIKDLTLLHSATTLALKIRNKQLTSQEVVQSYIDRIKEIQPILNCVVEDRFEDALKEAKLCDDLLKSENAPSPQVLAEEKPFFGVPFTTKDCIAVAGMKQTAGLTLRKNVVSERDAEAVRLMRTAGAIPLATTNVSELAMWWETSNCLYGTTKNPYNTRHIVGGSSGGEGCIQAAAGSPLGIGSDIGGSIRMPSYFNGLFGHKPSTGMVSNDGQYPSAQSEDQNRLLSIGPMCRYAQDLLPILKILANKNADMLHLNEKVDISKLKFYYMEDDGGQYFTSPVESEIREAMRKVVQYLEKAHKIKATKIHIKKMKKSIALWMANMSCKDEKDFTYELSNRAGHINLWWEFLKWTLFLSNHTLIALLTATFERFAVKHGSDKHTKLIQESKELYREFQDILGEDGVFLYPTHPTAAPMHYEPLIKPFNFSYTGIINVLGLPATACPLGLNKQGLPIGIQVISGLHQDRLTIAVCEELERGFGGWVPPTIVA, encoded by the exons ATGTCAAAGTGGAGACGTCTCTTCGTGTGTTTTAATAATACACAG ATGTCAATTAAACACAAGGATCAAGGGAAAATGCAGCCTAAAGGACAAATATTGAAAGCAATTCATCGACTAATTGAATTCATTGGCAAATGGATATATACCTTCATTGCATTCTTGAAGGGTCCTGCAGAGTCTCAACCTCCTATAAAGGATCTAACGCTTTTACACAGTGCAACTACTTTAgcattaaaaattcgaaataaacaG TTAACTTCACAAGAAGTGGTACAATCATACATAGATaggataaaagaaattcaacCAATACTAAATTGTGTAGTGGAAGATCGGTTTGAGGACGCCCTCAAAGAAGCAAAACTGTGTGATGATCTTTTGAAATCTGAGAATGCTCCATCTCCTCAAGTATTAGCTGAAGAAAAACCCTTCTTTGGTGTGCCTTTCACAACAAAG GACTGTATTGCAGTTGCTGGAATGAAACAGACAGCTGGTTTAACTCTTCGTAAGAACGTTGTTTCTGAACGTGACGCAGAAGCGGTTAGGTTAATGAGGACTGCTGGAGCCATCCCTCTGGCTACAACGAACGTATCAGAATTAGCCATGTGGTGGGAAACTTCTAACTGTTTATATGGAACTACAAAAAATCCTTATAACACGAGACATATTGTCGGAGGTTCCTCCGGCGGTGAAGGTTGTATACAAGCTGCAGCTGGTTCGCCATTAGGAATAGGATCAGATATCGGTGGTTCTATTCGTATGCCGAGCTACTTCAATGGACTTTTCGGACATAAACCCTCTACTGGAATGGTTTCGAACGATGGCCAATACCCGAGTGCACAAAGCGAAGACCAAAACAGATTGTTATCTATTGGCCCTATGTGCAGATACGCACAAGATTTACTGCCTATTTTGAAGATTCTTGCGAACAAGAACGCAGACATGTTGCATTTGAACGAAAAAGTAGACATTTCGAAACTTAAG ttttattatatgGAAGACGACGGTGGTCAATACTTCACGTCTCCAGTCGAGTCAGAGATAAGAGAAGCCATGAGAAAGGTAGTTCAATATCTGGAGAAAGCTCATAAAATTAAAGCGACTAAAATCCacataaaaaaaatgaaaaaaagcatCGCTCTCTGGATGGCCAATATGAGTTGTAAAGACGAGAAAGATTTTACGTATGAATTGTCGAACAGAGCGGGTCATATAAATTTATGGtgggaatttttaaaatggaCATTGTTCCTGAGCAATCATACATTGATAGCTCTTCTTACTGCCACGTTTGAAAGATTTGCCGTGAAGCATGGAAGCGACAAACACACGAAACTCATACAAGAAAGTAAAGAACTTTATCGAGAATTTCAG GATATTTTAGGTGAAGACGGTGTGTTCCTATACCCAACGCATCCAACTGCGGCACCAATGCACTACGAACCGTTGATTAAACcattcaatttttcatacaCTGGAATTATTAATGTTTTGGGCTTACCGGCTACTGCGTGTCCCTTAGGTTTGAACAAACAAGGACTTCCTATTGGTATACAG GTTATTAGTGGCCTACATCAAGATCGTTTAACCATAGCCGTTTGTGAAGAACTAGAACGGGGTTTTGGAGGTTGGGTACCTCCAACTATTGTAGCTTGA
- the LOC139985559 gene encoding fatty-acid amide hydrolase 2-B isoform X2, translating to MSIKHKDQGKMQPKGQILKAIHRLIEFIGKWIYTFIAFLKGPAESQPPIKDLTLLHSATTLALKIRNKQLTSQEVVQSYIDRIKEIQPILNCVVEDRFEDALKEAKLCDDLLKSENAPSPQVLAEEKPFFGVPFTTKDCIAVAGMKQTAGLTLRKNVVSERDAEAVRLMRTAGAIPLATTNVSELAMWWETSNCLYGTTKNPYNTRHIVGGSSGGEGCIQAAAGSPLGIGSDIGGSIRMPSYFNGLFGHKPSTGMVSNDGQYPSAQSEDQNRLLSIGPMCRYAQDLLPILKILANKNADMLHLNEKVDISKLKFYYMEDDGGQYFTSPVESEIREAMRKVVQYLEKAHKIKATKIHIKKMKKSIALWMANMSCKDEKDFTYELSNRAGHINLWWEFLKWTLFLSNHTLIALLTATFERFAVKHGSDKHTKLIQESKELYREFQDILGEDGVFLYPTHPTAAPMHYEPLIKPFNFSYTGIINVLGLPATACPLGLNKQGLPIGIQVISGLHQDRLTIAVCEELERGFGGWVPPTIVA from the exons ATGTCAATTAAACACAAGGATCAAGGGAAAATGCAGCCTAAAGGACAAATATTGAAAGCAATTCATCGACTAATTGAATTCATTGGCAAATGGATATATACCTTCATTGCATTCTTGAAGGGTCCTGCAGAGTCTCAACCTCCTATAAAGGATCTAACGCTTTTACACAGTGCAACTACTTTAgcattaaaaattcgaaataaacaG TTAACTTCACAAGAAGTGGTACAATCATACATAGATaggataaaagaaattcaacCAATACTAAATTGTGTAGTGGAAGATCGGTTTGAGGACGCCCTCAAAGAAGCAAAACTGTGTGATGATCTTTTGAAATCTGAGAATGCTCCATCTCCTCAAGTATTAGCTGAAGAAAAACCCTTCTTTGGTGTGCCTTTCACAACAAAG GACTGTATTGCAGTTGCTGGAATGAAACAGACAGCTGGTTTAACTCTTCGTAAGAACGTTGTTTCTGAACGTGACGCAGAAGCGGTTAGGTTAATGAGGACTGCTGGAGCCATCCCTCTGGCTACAACGAACGTATCAGAATTAGCCATGTGGTGGGAAACTTCTAACTGTTTATATGGAACTACAAAAAATCCTTATAACACGAGACATATTGTCGGAGGTTCCTCCGGCGGTGAAGGTTGTATACAAGCTGCAGCTGGTTCGCCATTAGGAATAGGATCAGATATCGGTGGTTCTATTCGTATGCCGAGCTACTTCAATGGACTTTTCGGACATAAACCCTCTACTGGAATGGTTTCGAACGATGGCCAATACCCGAGTGCACAAAGCGAAGACCAAAACAGATTGTTATCTATTGGCCCTATGTGCAGATACGCACAAGATTTACTGCCTATTTTGAAGATTCTTGCGAACAAGAACGCAGACATGTTGCATTTGAACGAAAAAGTAGACATTTCGAAACTTAAG ttttattatatgGAAGACGACGGTGGTCAATACTTCACGTCTCCAGTCGAGTCAGAGATAAGAGAAGCCATGAGAAAGGTAGTTCAATATCTGGAGAAAGCTCATAAAATTAAAGCGACTAAAATCCacataaaaaaaatgaaaaaaagcatCGCTCTCTGGATGGCCAATATGAGTTGTAAAGACGAGAAAGATTTTACGTATGAATTGTCGAACAGAGCGGGTCATATAAATTTATGGtgggaatttttaaaatggaCATTGTTCCTGAGCAATCATACATTGATAGCTCTTCTTACTGCCACGTTTGAAAGATTTGCCGTGAAGCATGGAAGCGACAAACACACGAAACTCATACAAGAAAGTAAAGAACTTTATCGAGAATTTCAG GATATTTTAGGTGAAGACGGTGTGTTCCTATACCCAACGCATCCAACTGCGGCACCAATGCACTACGAACCGTTGATTAAACcattcaatttttcatacaCTGGAATTATTAATGTTTTGGGCTTACCGGCTACTGCGTGTCCCTTAGGTTTGAACAAACAAGGACTTCCTATTGGTATACAG GTTATTAGTGGCCTACATCAAGATCGTTTAACCATAGCCGTTTGTGAAGAACTAGAACGGGGTTTTGGAGGTTGGGTACCTCCAACTATTGTAGCTTGA